The Medicago truncatula cultivar Jemalong A17 chromosome 4, MtrunA17r5.0-ANR, whole genome shotgun sequence genome includes a region encoding these proteins:
- the LOC11446997 gene encoding uncharacterized protein isoform X2 gives MGAEVIVTWGTWEELLLGGAVIRHGTGDWSVVAAELRGRTHSPSAITPEVCKAKYEELQQRYSGCTAWYEELKKRRVAELKRALEKSEDSIGSLESKLEFLKADKNEKRDDCHVDNNSVGPELDVPSQKLERVESSSKELSKDGLSAGSFTHQTDTNWSHECQVPAMSSEDMEISAGVSGSIEHEKVLNIDKLTDTAGKRDDCHVDNESVGPESHVPSQKLERVESSTKETSKDGLSAGSFTHQTQTNWFHECQIPAMSSEDMEITPGVSGSTEHEKVLNVDKLTETVYEGQGGCFKKRRGKRKRKDCARNINEASVRESDFSIVVSRLKESSTSNCGEVVKSSGVTEENTNLKKDGTKDLMAILDSILEIKGASCFCRKHDSQKRQRYKQLIQRHMDFDTIRSRISNKTIDSVVQLFRDMFLLTTNALMFYSKNTRQYKSALLMRDIVKEKLTENRRNVIHSNVDTVCATPSLKVPSVRPCNQKINAAKAADGSDPASGVSNKAKKPRTGGSKENSLSSVKTLHIKKAVGGSKKHEPSTPNLMKEMKEKKRRRTRL, from the exons ATGGGAGCAGAAGTGATTGTGACGTGGGGGACATGGGAGGAGCTTCTTCTTGGTGGAGCTGTTATCCGGCACGGTACTGGTGATTGGTCCGTCGTCGCGGCGGAGCTCCGAGGGAGAACTCATTCTCCTTCCGCTATTACACCCGAg GTCTGTAAAGCCAAATATGAAGAATTGCAACAGCGCTATTCAGGCTGCAC GGCTTGGTATGAGGAGCTTAAGAAGAGAAGAGTAGCAGAGCTTAAGCGAGCTTTGGAGAAATCAGAAGATTCAATTGG GTCTCTTGAATCAAAGCTTGAATTCCTCAAGGCCGACAAGAATGAGAAAAGAGATGATTGTCATGTTGACAACAACTCAGTTGGACCAGAATTAGATGTTCCTTCACAGAAATTGGAGAGAGTTGAATCTTCCAGTAAAGAGTTGTCAAAGGATGGGCTATCTGCTGGGAGTTTTACACACCAAACCGATACAAACTGGTCTCATGAATGCCAGGTTCCAGCAATGTCTTCTGAAGACATGGAGATTTCGGCTGGTGTTTCAGGGTCTATTGAACATGAGAAAGTTTTGAATATAGATAAGTTGACAGATACAGCTGGGAAAAGAGATGATTGTCATGTTGACAACGAATCAGTTGGACCAGAATCACATGTCCCTTCACAGAAATTGGAGAGAGTTGAATCTTCAACTAAAGAGACGTCAAAGGATGGGTTATCTGCTGGGAGTTTTACACATCAAACCCAGACAAACTGGTTTCATGAATGCCAAATTCCAGCAATGTCTTCTGAAGACATGGAAATTACGCCTGGTGTTTCAGGGTCAACTGAACATGAGAAGGTTTTGAATGTAGATAAGTTGACAGAGACTGTATATGAAGGACAGGGAGGGTGTTTTAAAAAAAGGAgaggaaagagaaagaggaaggaTTGTGCCAGAAATATTAATGAAGCGAGTGTGAGAGAAAGTGATTTTTCAATTGTCGTGTCCCGGTTGAAAGAAAGTTCTACCAGCAATTGTGGTGAGGTTGTCAAATCTTCTGGTGTAACTGAGGAGAACACGAACTTGAAAAAGGATGGAACAAAAGATCTGATGGCGATTTTAGATTCTATTTTGGAAATTAAAGGTGCTTCTTGCTTCTGTCGCAAGCATGATAGCCAG AAGCGACAAAGGTACAAGCAGTTAATCCAGAGACACATGGATTTTGACACTATAAGGTCAAGAATTAGCAACAAAACAATTGATTCAGTGGTGCAACTTTTCAGAGACATGTTTCTATTGACCACCAATGCTTTGATGTTCTACTCCAAGAACACCCGTCAATATAAATCTGCACTACTCATGAGAGATATTGTCAAAGAAAAACTGACGGAGAACAGGAGGAATGTCATACATTCTAATGTCGACACTGTCTGCGCTACTCCTTCTCTGAAAGTCCCAAGTGTCCGCCCTTGTAACCAGAAGATTAATGCTGCAAAGGCAGCTGATGGCAGCGATCCTGCCTCGGGGGTCTCAAATAAAGCCAAGAAGCCTAGGACTGGTGGTAGTAAAGAGAATTCTCTGTCTTCGGTGAAAACCTTACACATCAAGAAAGCTGTCGGTGGATCTAAAAAACATGAACCTTCAACTCCGAATCTAATGAAGGAaatgaaggaaaagaaaagacgGAGAACTAGGCTATGA
- the LOC11446997 gene encoding uncharacterized protein isoform X1 produces the protein MGAEVIVTWGTWEELLLGGAVIRHGTGDWSVVAAELRGRTHSPSAITPEVCKAKYEELQQRYSGCTAWYEELKKRRVAELKRALEKSEDSIGSLESKLEFLKADKNEKRDDCHVDNNSVGPELDVPSQKLERVESSSKELSKDGLSAGSFTHQTDTNWSHECQVPAMSSEDMEISAGVSGSIEHEKVLNIDKLTDTAGKRDDCHVDNESVGPESHVPSQKLERVESSTKETSKDGLSAGSFTHQTQTNWFHECQIPAMSSEDMEITPGVSGSTEHEKVLNVDKLTETVYEGQGGCFKKRRGKRKRKDCARNINEASVRESDFSIVVSRLKESSTSNCGEVVKSSGVTEENTNLKKDGTKDLMAILDSILEIKGASCFCRKHDSQQKRQRYKQLIQRHMDFDTIRSRISNKTIDSVVQLFRDMFLLTTNALMFYSKNTRQYKSALLMRDIVKEKLTENRRNVIHSNVDTVCATPSLKVPSVRPCNQKINAAKAADGSDPASGVSNKAKKPRTGGSKENSLSSVKTLHIKKAVGGSKKHEPSTPNLMKEMKEKKRRRTRL, from the exons ATGGGAGCAGAAGTGATTGTGACGTGGGGGACATGGGAGGAGCTTCTTCTTGGTGGAGCTGTTATCCGGCACGGTACTGGTGATTGGTCCGTCGTCGCGGCGGAGCTCCGAGGGAGAACTCATTCTCCTTCCGCTATTACACCCGAg GTCTGTAAAGCCAAATATGAAGAATTGCAACAGCGCTATTCAGGCTGCAC GGCTTGGTATGAGGAGCTTAAGAAGAGAAGAGTAGCAGAGCTTAAGCGAGCTTTGGAGAAATCAGAAGATTCAATTGG GTCTCTTGAATCAAAGCTTGAATTCCTCAAGGCCGACAAGAATGAGAAAAGAGATGATTGTCATGTTGACAACAACTCAGTTGGACCAGAATTAGATGTTCCTTCACAGAAATTGGAGAGAGTTGAATCTTCCAGTAAAGAGTTGTCAAAGGATGGGCTATCTGCTGGGAGTTTTACACACCAAACCGATACAAACTGGTCTCATGAATGCCAGGTTCCAGCAATGTCTTCTGAAGACATGGAGATTTCGGCTGGTGTTTCAGGGTCTATTGAACATGAGAAAGTTTTGAATATAGATAAGTTGACAGATACAGCTGGGAAAAGAGATGATTGTCATGTTGACAACGAATCAGTTGGACCAGAATCACATGTCCCTTCACAGAAATTGGAGAGAGTTGAATCTTCAACTAAAGAGACGTCAAAGGATGGGTTATCTGCTGGGAGTTTTACACATCAAACCCAGACAAACTGGTTTCATGAATGCCAAATTCCAGCAATGTCTTCTGAAGACATGGAAATTACGCCTGGTGTTTCAGGGTCAACTGAACATGAGAAGGTTTTGAATGTAGATAAGTTGACAGAGACTGTATATGAAGGACAGGGAGGGTGTTTTAAAAAAAGGAgaggaaagagaaagaggaaggaTTGTGCCAGAAATATTAATGAAGCGAGTGTGAGAGAAAGTGATTTTTCAATTGTCGTGTCCCGGTTGAAAGAAAGTTCTACCAGCAATTGTGGTGAGGTTGTCAAATCTTCTGGTGTAACTGAGGAGAACACGAACTTGAAAAAGGATGGAACAAAAGATCTGATGGCGATTTTAGATTCTATTTTGGAAATTAAAGGTGCTTCTTGCTTCTGTCGCAAGCATGATAGCCAG CAGAAGCGACAAAGGTACAAGCAGTTAATCCAGAGACACATGGATTTTGACACTATAAGGTCAAGAATTAGCAACAAAACAATTGATTCAGTGGTGCAACTTTTCAGAGACATGTTTCTATTGACCACCAATGCTTTGATGTTCTACTCCAAGAACACCCGTCAATATAAATCTGCACTACTCATGAGAGATATTGTCAAAGAAAAACTGACGGAGAACAGGAGGAATGTCATACATTCTAATGTCGACACTGTCTGCGCTACTCCTTCTCTGAAAGTCCCAAGTGTCCGCCCTTGTAACCAGAAGATTAATGCTGCAAAGGCAGCTGATGGCAGCGATCCTGCCTCGGGGGTCTCAAATAAAGCCAAGAAGCCTAGGACTGGTGGTAGTAAAGAGAATTCTCTGTCTTCGGTGAAAACCTTACACATCAAGAAAGCTGTCGGTGGATCTAAAAAACATGAACCTTCAACTCCGAATCTAATGAAGGAaatgaaggaaaagaaaagacgGAGAACTAGGCTATGA
- the LOC112421280 gene encoding protein POLLEN DEFECTIVE IN GUIDANCE 1: protein MDSSRPLRQRSVSRCGSFGDSVVTAVDDGAEKEGSSAEAVEPSEMKRVLTEESILKKSPLTYFLEKVSNGNSLWNTTTLGNEKGRERVYDTIFRVPWRCELLIDVGCFVCFNSFLSLLTIVPARVVMTFWKLLRTRKFKRLSTIELSDFGCFIIVACGITVLQQIDISLIYHIIRGQATIKLYVIYNVLEIFDKLCQSFNGDVLQMLFHSAEGLARCPPETQSMRFWIWRFISDQVLAVVTTIVHSFILLAQAITLSACIVAHYNALPALLVSNNFSEIKSYVFKGFKKDNVHSMMYFDSIERFHISTFILFVLAQNILEAEGPWFQGFLINALSVYLCEVAIDIIKHSFIAKFNDITPTAYSEFLEALCKQTLHMQSEDAKKNLKFVPLAPACVIIRVMAPVYAANLPYNPLPWKLFWIMLFSAITYILLTSLKILIGLVLNKHATWYVNRCERRKHHLHAD, encoded by the exons ATGGATAGTTCTAGACCGTTAAGACAGAGAAGTGTGAGCCGTTGTGGTAGTTTTGGAGATTCGGTGGTTACAGCCGTTGATGATGGTGCAGAGAAGGAAGGTAGTTCAGCAGAGGCTGTAGAGCCGTCGGAAATGAAGCGCGTCTTGACGGAAGAATCAATTT TGAAGAAATCACCTCTAACATACTTCTTGGAGAAAGTTTCCAATGGAAATTCTTTATGGAACACAACAACTCTTGGGAatgaaaaaggaagagaacGAGTTTATGACACCATCTTCCGCGTCCCATGGAGATGTGAATTG CTTATAGATGTTGGCTGCTTTGTCTGCTTCAATTCATTTCTATCATTGTTAACTATCGTGCCAGCAAGGGTTGTAATGACCTTTTGGAAGCTTCTGAGAACAAG GAAGTTCAAGAGGCTGTCCACAATCGAGTTGTCGGACTTTGGCTGTTTTATAATTGTGGCTTGTGGAATCACCGTTTTGCAGCAAATAG ATATCAGCTTAATATATCACATAATCCGTGGTCAAGCAACAATCAAATTGTATGTGATCTACAATGTATTAGAG ATATTTGATAAATTATGTCAAAGTTTTAACGGGGATGTGTTGCAAATGTTATTTCATTCTGCTGAAGGACTTGCAAGGTGTCCTCCTGAAACGCAAAGCATGAGATTCTGGATATGGAGATTTATTTCTGACCAAGTTTTAGCTGTTGTTACAACTA TtgttcattcttttattttattagctCAGGCAATCACTTTATCAGCATGCATTGTTGCTCACTACAATGCACTACCAGCTTTGCTGGTGTCAAATAATTTTTCTGAGATCAAAAGCTATGTGTTTAAGGGATTCAAGAAGGATAATGTCCACAGTATGATGTACTTTG ATTCTATAGAGAGATTCCACATCTCAACATTTATCTTATTCGTTTTGGCTCAAAATATTCTGGAGGCAGAAGGCCCCTGGTTTCAAGGCTTTCTCATT AATGCGCTTTCAGTTTACCTATGTGAAGTGGCTATTGATATAATCAAGCATTCATTCATTGCCAAATTCAATGACATAACTCCCACTGCATACTCTGAGTTCCTCGAAGCTTTATGTAAACAG actCTACATATGCAAAGTGAGGACgcaaagaaaaatttgaaatttgtcCCTCTTGCTCCAGCGTGTGTG atCATTCGAGTTATGGCTCCAGTATACGCTGCCAATCTTCCTTACAATCCCCTTCCGTGGAAACTTTTCTGGATTATGCTATTTTCAGCAATAACCTACATTTTACTCACAAGCCTCAAAATTCTAATTGGCTTGGTTCTGAATAAACATGCCACTTGGTATGTTAACCGCTGTGAAAGGAGGAAGCATCATCTTCATGCAGATTAG